A genomic region of Paenibacillus sp. PL2-23 contains the following coding sequences:
- a CDS encoding N-acetylmuramoyl-L-alanine amidase, whose product MYTYVVDYIPKSTKNNRRPGIAMSATTITIHNTANPRSTARNERNWLTNTANNGTASFHIVIDEREAIECIPLNEVAWHAGDGSSAGSGNRTSIGIEITESGNYDATLDNASTLVASMLKDRGWGTDRLRRHYDWSGKNCPRLMNEDGDWSGWEAFVASVDTKLDDDGGGEEPMLTPEDANKIIRFLSAGYFATDSEDAREEFNRLANELRRVSGQTPEPG is encoded by the coding sequence ATGTACACCTATGTTGTGGACTACATTCCAAAGTCAACAAAAAACAATCGCCGTCCCGGCATCGCCATGAGTGCCACGACGATTACGATTCACAATACAGCCAATCCGAGAAGCACTGCCCGCAATGAGCGCAATTGGTTAACCAATACGGCGAATAACGGCACCGCGTCATTCCATATTGTCATCGACGAGCGCGAGGCGATCGAATGTATACCGCTTAACGAGGTGGCCTGGCATGCGGGTGACGGCAGCTCCGCAGGCAGCGGCAACCGGACCTCGATCGGCATCGAAATCACGGAGAGCGGCAATTACGACGCGACCTTGGACAATGCTTCCACATTAGTCGCTTCCATGCTGAAGGATCGGGGCTGGGGGACGGATCGGCTGCGCAGGCATTATGACTGGAGCGGCAAAAACTGTCCTCGTCTCATGAATGAGGATGGCGACTGGAGCGGCTGGGAAGCATTTGTCGCCTCCGTCGATACGAAGCTGGACGACGATGGAGGAGGGGAAGAGCCTATGCTAACGCCAGAGGATGCCAACAAAATAATCCGCTTTCTAAGCGCCGGATACTTTGCGACGGACTCGGAGGATGCGCGCGAGGAGTTCAACCGGCTGGCCAATGAGCTGCGCCGTGTCAGCGGGCAGACTCCGGAGCCGGGCTAA
- a CDS encoding ABC transporter permease, protein MGNKTAGWSRIWPPLVVLAAVLGVWQAAVSFSLVEEWIVPSPAGVAQEVLKPNVWPRLIEHAAATIGLAFIGFAGGSAAGFGLAALLHLLPGARRGVYPLLILSQNVPIVILAPIMTMLFGYGMLPKALLVMLVCFFPVSVAMLGGLSGTDEGLRRYMQMIGSGKWTLFWRLELPGAALGLFSGLKIAASYSVLSASFAEMLSPKLGLGGYMVLSTRGFMPERAFAAAILIIVVSLALFGLVALAEKLVIRWRPAKEEVKPNA, encoded by the coding sequence ATGGGCAATAAAACGGCGGGCTGGTCCCGCATATGGCCGCCCCTCGTTGTGCTGGCCGCCGTGCTTGGCGTATGGCAAGCGGCGGTCTCCTTCTCCCTGGTGGAGGAGTGGATTGTGCCGTCGCCGGCCGGTGTCGCGCAGGAGGTGCTGAAGCCGAATGTGTGGCCGAGGTTGATTGAGCATGCAGCCGCGACGATTGGACTGGCATTTATCGGCTTTGCGGGGGGATCGGCGGCGGGCTTCGGGCTCGCCGCTTTGCTGCATTTGCTGCCGGGCGCGCGCAGAGGCGTCTATCCGCTGCTTATCCTGTCGCAGAATGTGCCCATCGTCATCCTTGCCCCGATCATGACGATGCTGTTCGGCTACGGCATGCTGCCGAAGGCGCTGCTTGTGATGCTGGTCTGCTTCTTCCCTGTCAGCGTCGCTATGCTGGGCGGCCTGTCCGGGACGGACGAGGGCTTGCGGCGATATATGCAAATGATCGGCAGCGGGAAGTGGACGCTGTTCTGGAGGCTGGAGCTGCCGGGCGCTGCGCTGGGATTGTTCTCAGGGCTGAAGATCGCAGCCTCCTACAGCGTGCTGAGCGCCTCGTTCGCGGAGATGCTGTCGCCGAAGCTGGGCCTTGGGGGCTACATGGTGCTGTCTACCCGGGGATTTATGCCGGAGCGGGCATTCGCTGCCGCCATTCTGATCATCGTGGTCAGCCTGGCGCTGTTCGGGCTGGTCGCGCTGGCGGAGAAGCTGGTGATCCGCTGGCGGCCGGCGAAGGAAGAGGTGAAGCCGAATGCTTGA
- a CDS encoding MTH1187 family thiamine-binding protein yields the protein MANALVSIQILPSTPGGASVLPYVDRAIDIIKASGVPYRVAPLETTMEGELAELLAVVQRMNEAMAEMGCASVISQIKIYYNPESGASMDRLLEKYPDGQ from the coding sequence ATGGCTAACGCGCTGGTCAGCATTCAGATATTGCCAAGCACGCCGGGGGGAGCCAGTGTGCTTCCTTACGTGGATCGCGCAATCGACATCATAAAGGCATCGGGCGTTCCTTACCGCGTCGCTCCGCTGGAGACGACGATGGAAGGGGAGCTGGCCGAGCTCCTGGCGGTGGTGCAGCGGATGAACGAAGCGATGGCGGAGATGGGCTGCGCCTCCGTCATTTCGCAGATCAAAATTTATTATAACCCGGAGAGCGGCGCCTCGATGGACCGGCTGCTTGAGAAATATCCCGATGGGCAATAA
- a CDS encoding ABC transporter ATP-binding protein has translation MLEVRNVSKTFADKRGEQEVLHHVSLRVAEGEFVSIIGPSGSGKTTLFSIIGGLARPSSGEVHIGGRETTGETGHVAYMPQQASLLPWRTVIGNIELSLSVAGVSRKEARARAGEWLRRIGLDSYADAYPHVLSGGMRQRVSFLRALLSPQPLMLLDEPFGALDALTRGQMQKWLLSLWEQNRRSVLLVTHSIEEALYLSDRILVLSSSPAEIVDEIAVPFERPRREELWEDARFMELRGRLLRRLQGAEGEESRHD, from the coding sequence ATGCTTGAGGTGCGGAACGTAAGCAAGACATTTGCAGATAAACGCGGTGAGCAGGAGGTGCTGCACCATGTGTCGCTTCGCGTCGCGGAAGGCGAATTTGTCTCCATCATCGGTCCTTCGGGCAGCGGCAAGACGACGCTGTTCAGCATCATCGGGGGACTTGCGAGACCATCGTCCGGCGAAGTGCATATCGGCGGCAGAGAAACGACGGGCGAGACCGGCCATGTGGCGTATATGCCTCAGCAGGCGTCGCTGCTCCCATGGCGAACCGTCATAGGCAATATTGAGCTGTCTCTCTCGGTCGCGGGCGTGTCGAGGAAGGAGGCGCGAGCGCGTGCTGGGGAATGGCTGAGACGCATCGGCCTCGACTCTTACGCCGACGCGTATCCCCATGTGTTATCGGGCGGGATGAGGCAGCGCGTGTCGTTCTTGAGAGCGCTGCTGTCGCCTCAGCCCCTCATGCTGCTCGACGAGCCGTTCGGCGCGCTGGACGCGCTTACCCGGGGACAGATGCAGAAGTGGCTACTCTCGTTGTGGGAGCAGAATAGGAGGTCGGTGTTGCTGGTTACGCACAGCATCGAAGAGGCGCTGTATTTGTCCGATCGCATACTGGTGCTGTCCTCGTCTCCGGCAGAGATCGTGGATGAGATAGCTGTTCCGTTCGAGCGTCCGCGCCGGGAGGAGCTGTGGGAGGACGCGCGGTTCATGGAGCTGAGGGGAAGGCTGTTACGGCGTTTGCAAGGGGCGGAGGGAGAGGAGTCGCGGCATGACTGA
- a CDS encoding TatD family hydrolase, giving the protein MTDRLSYIDAHIHAELYEDAEQERLLEAAFREGVQAVVAVSMHLASCKRTAALAARYPGQVLPAYGFHPEQEPPSEEERERLLAWIRHRHASGEPFAIGEVGLPYYMRTERQAKGEAFDEARHLKLLEAFVRLAAELNRPIVLHAVYEDADKACELLCKHGVKRAHFHWFKGSAETTSRMAQAGYFISVTPDIVYEEEIAELARRYPLELMMVETDGPWPFDGPFEGMPTRPQMVKAAAERLAEIKGIPVAEAASALLRNTKLFYNL; this is encoded by the coding sequence ATGACTGACAGGCTAAGCTATATCGATGCGCATATTCATGCCGAGCTGTATGAGGATGCGGAGCAGGAGCGGCTGCTTGAAGCGGCGTTCCGCGAAGGCGTACAGGCGGTGGTCGCCGTCTCGATGCACTTGGCGTCCTGCAAGCGGACCGCAGCGCTAGCAGCTCGTTACCCGGGCCAGGTACTGCCGGCATACGGCTTTCATCCCGAGCAGGAGCCGCCTTCGGAGGAGGAGCGAGAGAGGCTGTTGGCTTGGATACGCCATAGACATGCTTCGGGAGAGCCGTTCGCGATTGGAGAGGTTGGGCTGCCCTATTATATGCGGACGGAGCGGCAGGCGAAGGGAGAGGCGTTCGATGAAGCGCGTCATCTGAAGCTGCTGGAGGCTTTCGTGAGGCTGGCTGCGGAGCTGAATCGTCCCATCGTGCTCCATGCCGTATATGAGGACGCGGATAAGGCCTGTGAGCTGCTGTGCAAGCATGGCGTAAAGCGGGCGCACTTTCATTGGTTCAAGGGAAGCGCCGAGACGACAAGCCGAATGGCGCAAGCGGGCTATTTCATCTCCGTTACGCCGGACATCGTATACGAGGAGGAAATTGCCGAGCTGGCGCGGCGCTATCCGCTGGAGCTGATGATGGTGGAGACGGACGGGCCTTGGCCGTTCGACGGACCGTTCGAAGGCATGCCCACAAGGCCGCAGATGGTGAAGGCGGCAGCGGAGCGGCTGGCGGAGATCAAAGGCATTCCGGTTGCAGAGGCGGCTTCAGCCCTGCTGCGCAATACGAAATTATTTTATAACCTATAG
- a CDS encoding zinc ribbon domain-containing protein, which yields MNQVLCPWCGEEVVLSGTICPSCRHEVLPEHLEGGGPEERGDDAEVDEREQRQGIEERLTESYVCGKCGHDACMVNEVAMTGTGLSKLMDIQYHHYLFVSCLRCGGVDIFDPNVLEKSRRGSFGSGLDVLF from the coding sequence ATGAATCAGGTATTATGTCCATGGTGCGGAGAAGAAGTGGTGCTGAGCGGAACGATCTGTCCGTCTTGCAGACACGAGGTGCTGCCGGAGCATCTGGAAGGCGGCGGCCCCGAGGAGCGGGGCGATGATGCTGAAGTGGATGAAAGGGAGCAGCGCCAGGGGATCGAGGAACGTCTGACGGAGAGCTATGTCTGCGGAAAATGTGGTCATGATGCGTGTATGGTAAATGAGGTGGCAATGACGGGCACGGGACTCAGCAAGCTAATGGACATTCAGTACCACCACTACCTGTTTGTCTCGTGCCTTCGCTGCGGCGGAGTTGACATTTTCGATCCCAATGTGCTGGAGAAAAGCCGGAGAGGGAGCTTTGGGAGCGGGTTGGATGTATTGTTTTAG
- a CDS encoding glucosaminidase domain-containing protein: MAKLTREQFIAAIAPAVILVRQEGSPIFPSVRIAQSILETGGVIHAWNNLGGIKVGTGVRNAYWQGQAVVKGTWEYVDNRAVETQSAFRAYRSIYHFYKDQELFLGTSRYHRVRAAKTPESQAQMFQASGYATDPAYADKLIRLIRQYGLTRYDELGERQEKPPAFQTNAMVPIIHQGQVLAGGYLKEGVTWIPARRIGEALGAKIGWTGTQVTANGQELETTLSQSTGYVKVRDLAEVLSLGVSWDSEAKAVFLE, translated from the coding sequence ATGGCGAAGCTGACGAGAGAGCAATTTATTGCGGCGATAGCGCCAGCGGTTATTTTGGTACGACAAGAGGGCTCACCGATTTTCCCTTCCGTGCGCATCGCGCAGAGCATCCTGGAGACGGGCGGCGTGATTCATGCGTGGAACAACCTGGGTGGCATTAAGGTGGGGACTGGCGTTCGGAACGCGTATTGGCAAGGGCAGGCGGTTGTTAAGGGCACGTGGGAGTATGTCGATAATCGGGCGGTTGAGACGCAATCGGCCTTCCGGGCGTACAGAAGCATTTACCACTTCTATAAGGATCAGGAGCTGTTCCTTGGCACATCCAGATATCATCGCGTTCGTGCGGCGAAGACACCGGAGAGTCAGGCTCAGATGTTCCAGGCAAGCGGCTACGCTACGGATCCCGCCTATGCCGACAAGCTGATTAGGCTTATCCGGCAATACGGCTTAACAAGGTACGACGAGCTTGGCGAGCGGCAGGAGAAACCGCCAGCGTTCCAGACGAACGCGATGGTTCCTATCATTCACCAGGGACAGGTGCTCGCGGGCGGCTATTTGAAGGAAGGCGTGACATGGATACCCGCCCGGCGAATCGGAGAGGCGCTCGGCGCCAAAATCGGGTGGACGGGAACCCAGGTAACGGCGAACGGACAAGAGCTGGAGACGACCCTGTCCCAATCCACCGGCTATGTGAAGGTGCGGGATTTGGCAGAGGTGCTGTCGCTTGGCGTGAGCTGGGACAGTGAGGCGAAAGCCGTCTTCCTGGAGTAG